The following coding sequences lie in one Fimbriimonadaceae bacterium genomic window:
- a CDS encoding CapA family protein — MILFALLASATLAQPKVWTLGVGGDIMLNGISAKTNPFVEISPYTVGCDVFIGNLEIPLTDRTTPTSRKSAEDVKAKRQFILKADPGHATHLKATGFDLVTLGNNHSMDYGPTGLIQMLKGLDSNRIAYAGAGINRDLAWEPAAREDKTHPKLSLTSMLAFMGDGALNTCWPAGPKSAGLAALKLGGVVNDKTLPTIQVIVDRAKKSGGFAIIALHWGLEKQTTPTPYQVALGRAFIDAGADVVLGHHPHVLQGAELYKGKPIFYSLGNLISPRPGSTAIFQLRFQGNDIEQVSVLPCSISGGSVSPIRDAKAMQSELARFDKLCDAVRSRYPSKESKKPKLMLWEGASAQASK, encoded by the coding sequence ATGATTTTGTTCGCATTGCTCGCAAGCGCCACTCTTGCCCAGCCCAAAGTATGGACTCTGGGTGTGGGCGGAGACATCATGCTGAACGGCATTAGCGCCAAAACAAACCCCTTTGTGGAGATCAGCCCCTACACCGTTGGATGCGATGTTTTCATCGGCAATCTTGAGATTCCACTTACCGATCGCACGACGCCTACTTCGCGCAAATCTGCTGAGGACGTCAAAGCGAAAAGGCAGTTCATCCTCAAGGCAGACCCAGGCCATGCCACTCACCTTAAAGCTACGGGATTCGATCTTGTTACATTGGGAAACAACCATAGCATGGATTACGGCCCCACCGGCTTGATTCAGATGCTCAAGGGTTTGGATTCAAATCGCATCGCCTACGCAGGCGCGGGTATCAATCGAGATCTTGCCTGGGAACCGGCAGCTCGGGAAGACAAGACGCATCCTAAGCTCAGCTTGACATCTATGCTTGCTTTTATGGGCGATGGAGCGCTCAACACGTGTTGGCCAGCCGGACCTAAGAGTGCGGGCCTTGCTGCTTTGAAGCTTGGCGGAGTGGTGAATGACAAGACGCTGCCAACGATCCAGGTAATTGTGGATCGGGCGAAGAAGTCGGGCGGCTTTGCGATTATTGCCCTGCACTGGGGGCTCGAGAAACAGACCACCCCGACTCCCTACCAAGTCGCTTTGGGCCGCGCATTCATCGACGCGGGGGCAGATGTTGTGTTGGGGCATCATCCGCATGTCTTGCAGGGAGCAGAGCTTTATAAAGGAAAACCGATCTTCTATTCCCTCGGCAACTTGATTAGCCCGAGACCGGGATCGACTGCGATTTTTCAACTACGGTTCCAGGGCAACGACATTGAACAAGTGTCTGTACTTCCCTGCTCCATCTCGGGTGGATCGGTTTCACCAATTCGTGATGCTAAAGCTATGCAATCCGAGTTAGCCCGCTTCGACAAGCTCTGTGATGCCGTTCGTTCTAGATATCCTAGCAAGGAGTCGAAGAAACCGAAGTTAATGCTTTGGGAAGGTGCATCTGCCCAGGCGTCCAAATAG
- a CDS encoding sulfatase, whose amino-acid sequence MRSTHAIGVAILCVLAFRSGASDLPSGTTQRPKPNIVFILVDDMGWKDVGCYGSRYYQTPNIDRLAKTSARFTQAYAAAAVCSPTRASILTGKYPARLHLTDWISGEGAPKNSKFTIPKWQQSLPLSETTLPEALKRQGYATASIGKWHLGGPDSSPEKHGFDLNIAGGHIGHPASFFWPYGAPGNSHRVPGIAETGGQKGEFLTDRLTDEALRFMDSSRDKPFFLYLPFYAVHAPLMGKPELVSEAGERTPSGGQGNPRYAAMVKSVDDGVGRILERLDRLGLADNTVVIFTSDNGGAVHFGKPPATSNAPLRLGKGFAYEGGLRVPLIIRAPGLTGGQTVNTPVISNDFYPTLLDLCKLPKADSVDGLSLVPLLKGAKALKRDELFWHYPHYWNGGVVSPYSIARVGDYKLIRFYESGTEELYNLASDGSERHDLANAKADVRKKLSARLDLWLKEVGAQMPVPR is encoded by the coding sequence ATGAGGAGCACACATGCAATAGGAGTCGCGATTCTTTGTGTACTTGCGTTCAGGAGCGGCGCTTCAGATTTGCCGTCGGGCACGACCCAACGACCAAAGCCAAACATCGTGTTCATCCTCGTCGACGATATGGGATGGAAAGATGTGGGTTGTTACGGGAGCAGATACTACCAAACGCCCAATATCGACCGGCTTGCCAAGACAAGCGCAAGGTTCACTCAGGCCTACGCCGCCGCAGCCGTATGCTCTCCAACAAGGGCATCTATCCTAACGGGAAAATATCCAGCCCGCTTGCACCTCACCGACTGGATTTCGGGGGAAGGAGCGCCCAAGAATAGCAAGTTTACAATTCCGAAGTGGCAGCAGAGTCTGCCGCTCTCCGAGACAACTCTCCCCGAAGCGCTGAAGAGACAAGGTTATGCCACGGCAAGCATCGGAAAATGGCATCTTGGTGGCCCCGATTCTTCGCCCGAGAAGCACGGTTTTGACCTCAATATCGCCGGAGGACACATTGGTCATCCTGCCTCCTTTTTCTGGCCCTATGGCGCTCCTGGTAACTCGCACCGTGTCCCTGGTATAGCCGAGACCGGCGGACAGAAGGGCGAGTTCTTGACCGACCGATTGACCGACGAGGCGCTGCGATTCATGGATAGCAGTAGGGACAAGCCTTTCTTTCTCTATTTGCCATTCTATGCGGTGCACGCGCCATTGATGGGCAAGCCGGAGCTTGTTTCCGAGGCTGGCGAACGCACACCCTCCGGCGGACAGGGTAACCCGCGTTATGCGGCGATGGTCAAGAGCGTCGACGACGGAGTGGGCAGGATTCTTGAAAGGCTGGACAGGCTCGGCCTTGCCGACAACACAGTCGTGATCTTTACCTCGGACAATGGCGGAGCAGTTCACTTTGGTAAACCACCGGCAACCTCAAACGCTCCGTTAAGGCTTGGGAAAGGATTCGCATATGAGGGTGGGTTGCGGGTTCCGCTCATCATTCGAGCGCCTGGATTGACCGGCGGGCAGACCGTGAACACTCCAGTAATCAGCAACGACTTTTATCCCACGCTGCTCGATCTTTGTAAATTGCCAAAGGCTGACTCAGTGGATGGGCTCAGTCTGGTGCCACTCCTCAAAGGGGCTAAGGCGTTGAAGCGAGACGAGTTGTTCTGGCATTACCCACACTACTGGAACGGCGGAGTCGTTTCTCCCTACAGCATCGCTCGGGTGGGAGATTACAAACTCATTCGATTCTATGAGTCGGGAACGGAGGAGCTCTATAACCTTGCTAGTGATGGCTCTGAGCGACACGATCTTGCTAACGCCAAGGCGGATGTCCGCAAGAAGCTCAGCGCGAGGCTTGATCTTTGGCTAAAAGAGGTTGGGGCGCAGATGCCCGTGCCCAGGTAG
- the rpsQ gene encoding 30S ribosomal protein S17 gives MPEATEKKSTKKAAPKAAKTKAPKEAVEAGSQDRGRRKLRQGVVSSNRMSKTVVVKVERRVQHPLYGKVVKRTEKFKAHDEVGCDIGDTVEIMETRPISREKRWRVTRIIEKVR, from the coding sequence ATGCCCGAAGCTACCGAGAAGAAGTCAACAAAGAAGGCAGCCCCCAAAGCCGCCAAGACCAAGGCCCCCAAGGAAGCCGTTGAGGCTGGGAGCCAGGATCGAGGTCGGCGCAAGCTTCGACAGGGCGTCGTCAGCAGCAACCGCATGTCGAAGACGGTTGTCGTTAAGGTAGAGCGACGCGTGCAGCACCCGCTGTATGGCAAGGTCGTTAAGCGTACGGAGAAGTTTAAGGCACACGACGAGGTCGGTTGCGACATCGGAGATACCGTGGAGATCATGGAGACCAGACCGATTAGCCGAGAGAAGCGCTGGCGCGTCACTCGGATCATCGAAAAGGTCCGATAG
- the rplN gene encoding 50S ribosomal protein L14 → MVQQFTRLKVADNSGARDVMCIRVLKGSQPRYGGVGDIIVASVKIATPNMPIKKGDVIKAVIVRTKKAIRRQDGSTLRFDDNACVVINPANLEPRGTRIFGPVARELRDHNFMKIVSLAPEVL, encoded by the coding sequence ATGGTTCAGCAATTTACGAGATTAAAGGTTGCCGATAATTCGGGCGCGCGAGATGTCATGTGCATCCGCGTCCTGAAGGGTTCGCAGCCCCGATATGGAGGCGTCGGCGACATCATCGTGGCGTCTGTCAAGATCGCGACGCCGAATATGCCGATCAAGAAGGGAGACGTTATCAAGGCGGTCATCGTGCGAACGAAAAAAGCGATCCGCCGACAAGACGGCTCCACACTTCGATTCGACGACAATGCATGCGTCGTGATCAACCCGGCCAACCTTGAGCCGCGTGGCACACGCATCTTTGGCCCGGTCGCTCGCGAACTTCGCGATCACAACTTTATGAAGATCGTTTCGCTCGCTCCGGAGGTGCTGTAA
- the rplP gene encoding 50S ribosomal protein L16, producing MLMPKRVKYRKMMRGRMKGQETRGNFIAFGEYGIMAMEPAWITSRQIEAARIAMTRHVRRGGKVWIRIFPQKSYTKKPLETRMGKGKAAIEGWVAVVKPGRVMFEMAGVSEEMAKEAMRLAIFKMPMRCKFVTLRDFPDSPGPKTPFVMTAKALRRQAAELAALDEAVTAATDEASADVPTIGEEVAGEPAEESTE from the coding sequence ATGTTGATGCCAAAAAGGGTCAAATATAGAAAGATGATGCGCGGCCGCATGAAGGGTCAGGAGACTCGCGGCAACTTCATCGCCTTCGGCGAATACGGGATCATGGCTATGGAGCCGGCATGGATTACGAGCAGACAAATCGAAGCCGCTCGTATCGCCATGACGCGACACGTACGTCGTGGCGGTAAGGTCTGGATTCGTATCTTCCCGCAGAAGTCTTATACAAAGAAGCCGCTCGAAACTCGTATGGGTAAGGGTAAGGCCGCCATCGAAGGATGGGTAGCCGTCGTCAAGCCGGGCCGTGTGATGTTTGAAATGGCAGGCGTCTCTGAAGAGATGGCGAAAGAGGCTATGCGACTGGCGATTTTCAAAATGCCGATGCGCTGCAAGTTCGTCACTTTGCGCGACTTCCCGGATTCACCCGGTCCGAAGACGCCGTTCGTGATGACCGCAAAAGCCCTTCGGCGACAGGCTGCAGAGCTTGCTGCCCTGGATGAGGCCGTAACTGCCGCAACCGATGAGGCATCGGCTGACGTGCCAACGATTGGTGAAGAGGTTGCCGGTGAGCCTGCAGAGGAGAGCACCGAATAG
- a CDS encoding GNAT family N-acetyltransferase: MNTAAIAELDTAVEVFAHGFSFVRSYTKPYPAQKVGDIWVLIDAATSRSGQPVKYPRKTEVLAHSLPPEEIIRQVQAAGLGWHFLCYIGSVGAREDEIRDAFRGFGYRKLATEWMFVHSLDDIPVVESVPPIRRVTEMSELLSIKRAMRRWPMRLEDLPIDDAPQRLYAAIEGSSAYGWVSSVPVGKQSWVSNLFVTPEQRGKGLGRALMSHLLLEDRRYGIEQSVLMASAAGARLYPHLGYREIGTLQVFCPAKR, from the coding sequence ATGAACACAGCCGCCATCGCAGAACTCGACACGGCGGTCGAAGTGTTCGCCCATGGCTTCAGCTTTGTGCGAAGCTACACCAAGCCTTACCCAGCCCAGAAAGTTGGCGACATTTGGGTTCTGATAGATGCGGCAACCTCCCGGTCGGGACAGCCCGTCAAATACCCACGCAAAACCGAAGTGCTCGCCCACTCTCTGCCGCCCGAGGAGATTATCCGGCAGGTCCAGGCGGCAGGCTTAGGCTGGCACTTCCTTTGTTATATCGGCTCGGTCGGGGCACGTGAAGACGAGATTCGGGATGCGTTTAGAGGCTTTGGCTACCGCAAACTCGCAACCGAATGGATGTTTGTCCATAGCCTTGACGACATTCCCGTCGTCGAATCCGTCCCCCCAATTCGCAGAGTCACTGAGATGTCCGAGCTGTTAAGCATCAAACGAGCGATGCGCCGCTGGCCGATGCGGCTTGAGGACTTGCCTATAGACGATGCTCCGCAAAGGCTGTATGCTGCCATTGAGGGCAGCAGCGCCTATGGCTGGGTCAGCAGCGTGCCTGTTGGAAAGCAGTCTTGGGTGTCGAATCTGTTTGTGACTCCAGAACAGCGCGGCAAAGGCCTCGGAAGAGCGCTAATGAGCCATCTGTTGCTCGAAGACAGAAGGTACGGCATTGAGCAGAGCGTGCTTATGGCAAGCGCCGCAGGTGCAAGACTGTATCCGCACCTTGGCTATCGTGAGATCGGGACATTGCAGGTGTTCTGCCCGGCAAAGCGCTGA
- the rpsC gene encoding 30S ribosomal protein S3, whose translation MGQKIHPVGFRVGVIRGFDSHWYENKKNYHKSLLQDHQIREYIKNKIGKGIISRIEIERAANRIKATIFTSRPGAVIGKKGEGINELSDTLNRKVRKLDKTMAVQVNVTEVRQPELDAQLVAENIAVQLEKRVSHRRAMRQAMTRAVRMNGRGIKVHVSGRLNGAEIARNEQDKVGKIPLHTLRADIDYGVTFAHTIYGSVGVKVWIYRGEVLPEKRIDKNRARDAEAEAPVKAKKESAPAAAEAAPEVPVLKSEAEPKAAPAETTNPAGSEE comes from the coding sequence TTGGGTCAAAAAATCCATCCAGTCGGTTTTCGCGTAGGTGTTATCCGTGGCTTTGACAGCCACTGGTACGAGAACAAGAAGAACTACCATAAGTCTCTTCTTCAGGATCACCAGATTCGCGAATACATCAAGAACAAGATCGGTAAGGGAATCATCTCCCGTATCGAGATTGAGCGCGCAGCGAACCGGATCAAGGCGACGATCTTTACGTCCCGACCGGGCGCTGTCATTGGTAAGAAGGGCGAAGGCATCAATGAGCTTTCAGACACCCTGAACCGAAAGGTGCGCAAGTTGGACAAGACGATGGCCGTTCAAGTGAACGTCACCGAAGTCCGCCAGCCCGAGCTTGACGCGCAACTCGTTGCCGAGAATATTGCGGTCCAGCTCGAAAAACGTGTATCCCACCGACGTGCCATGCGACAGGCGATGACCCGCGCCGTACGCATGAACGGTCGTGGCATTAAGGTACACGTTTCAGGAAGATTGAACGGCGCCGAAATCGCCCGCAACGAGCAAGACAAAGTCGGAAAGATTCCGCTTCATACGCTCCGCGCAGACATCGATTACGGAGTCACATTTGCCCACACGATCTACGGTTCGGTGGGCGTTAAAGTTTGGATTTATCGAGGAGAGGTTCTTCCCGAAAAGCGAATCGATAAGAATCGAGCTCGCGACGCCGAAGCCGAAGCGCCTGTAAAGGCGAAGAAGGAGTCCGCTCCTGCCGCCGCTGAAGCAGCTCCCGAAGTACCCGTACTCAAATCTGAGGCGGAGCCCAAGGCTGCGCCTGCGGAGACGACAAACCCCGCTGGGAGTGAGGAGTAA
- the rpmC gene encoding 50S ribosomal protein L29, whose product MKELKAAELRDKSVPELEELAAKERAALYKARRDLVFRQITDTAQLKARRHNIARILTLIAEKKRGND is encoded by the coding sequence ATGAAGGAATTAAAAGCTGCAGAATTGCGAGACAAATCGGTCCCCGAGCTTGAAGAGCTCGCGGCAAAAGAGAGAGCGGCGCTTTACAAAGCCCGACGAGACCTCGTGTTTCGCCAGATCACTGACACGGCCCAGTTGAAGGCCCGAAGGCATAATATCGCGCGCATCCTTACGCTGATTGCCGAGAAGAAACGAGGAAACGACTAA
- a CDS encoding GGDEF domain-containing protein yields the protein MPHKNGVGGVKGRLDRLADLGPRAGFWFDRLCDRAESVYYWFAGLPRKFRPKALRSAASKDTDLWIAPKAIRRCPLRQFAPTRYLVSSLTAVYRWLLAHASARATLVSVIALGLLMLIHSAMGLSDGLTMAYVVPIWLATRLGGPLSGLLSVALTTIAMNHADSLRGTLDGGGFSHTTIVRLSTLTVIMFFIAHIETRLKRAEQRASTDSLTGLKNRAAIVEFATEEISRATAEKGDIIVAVIDCDRFKLLNDSFGHAFGDMALRTLARKLEASIGDKGAVARLGGDEFVAIFTDATAEEATKMLDRGSDRFLRHMLYFGWERTMTYGIAELHQDGRDFETLLRKADERLYERKRSTGQIQAVIMAKPETACL from the coding sequence ATGCCCCATAAAAATGGAGTCGGCGGGGTCAAAGGGCGGCTTGACCGGCTGGCGGACCTCGGCCCGCGCGCTGGCTTTTGGTTTGATCGACTTTGCGATCGTGCGGAGAGCGTTTACTATTGGTTTGCAGGACTTCCTCGGAAGTTCCGTCCCAAAGCGCTTCGAAGTGCGGCAAGCAAGGACACCGACTTATGGATAGCGCCGAAAGCAATTCGACGCTGTCCACTTCGACAATTTGCGCCCACGCGGTATCTTGTGAGCAGCCTCACTGCGGTGTACCGCTGGCTGCTCGCCCACGCATCAGCGCGTGCAACTCTTGTTTCCGTGATCGCCCTCGGACTGTTGATGCTGATTCACAGCGCCATGGGACTGTCCGACGGCCTGACGATGGCTTATGTAGTCCCGATTTGGCTCGCCACGCGGTTGGGAGGACCGCTCTCCGGGCTATTGTCGGTGGCGCTCACCACCATCGCGATGAACCATGCCGATTCGCTGCGAGGAACCCTCGACGGCGGTGGGTTCAGCCACACAACCATCGTGCGCCTGTCAACGCTCACCGTCATTATGTTCTTCATCGCCCACATTGAAACGCGGCTCAAGCGCGCTGAGCAGCGGGCGAGCACAGACTCACTGACGGGCCTGAAAAACCGTGCGGCAATCGTCGAATTTGCTACGGAAGAGATCAGTCGGGCGACCGCCGAAAAGGGCGACATTATCGTCGCCGTCATCGACTGCGACCGTTTCAAGCTCCTTAACGACTCGTTCGGTCACGCCTTCGGCGACATGGCCCTGCGAACTCTGGCGAGAAAGCTGGAGGCTTCGATTGGAGACAAAGGAGCAGTCGCACGGCTTGGCGGAGACGAGTTCGTCGCGATCTTTACCGACGCCACCGCCGAAGAGGCCACGAAGATGCTTGATCGAGGATCTGACCGGTTCCTGCGGCATATGCTGTACTTCGGTTGGGAACGAACGATGACCTACGGCATCGCCGAACTACATCAGGACGGGCGCGACTTCGAGACCCTGTTGCGCAAAGCCGACGAACGGTTGTATGAGCGCAAGAGATCGACCGGGCAGATTCAAGCCGTAATCATGGCAAAGCCGGAAACGGCGTGTCTGTAG
- a CDS encoding FAD-binding oxidoreductase — protein METTTIVDLSEQISQLKEQISGKVYLPEEDTFDIARMGWNLTVDHRPELVVEVANEADVQTVVRFCQDNRLALTIQATGHGQPRNSQGGVLMILRGLNSVSIDAESKTARIGGSTLWQEVIEAAHPYGLAPISGSSPTVGVVGYTIGGGYGLMSRKYGLAVDNVRSLRIVTPNGDITTASPDENSELFWAALGGGGAFGVITEIEVNLVPHAEFFGGSVMYDASLAPTVVPAFVEWTKTVPDEVGAALIMITFPPVPFVPEFLHGRSMVILAASVITDFAQAEELLRPIRTMEGAVFDSFRPLQFTESAAVYNDPVDPLPANGKGILISDLDGDSVAAMLEAIGPVNESPNLMIQLRHYGGAIARNTGATSASNRNANYLLYLLGIPMGPVTPQMMSDHAEGVFAALKDQTLSRGPLNFLGESDVSGEHIEQLYSSADFEKLVGIKQSVDPNNIFRNASIGFAMGQ, from the coding sequence ATGGAAACTACAACTATTGTTGATTTGAGCGAACAGATTTCGCAGTTAAAGGAGCAGATCTCGGGCAAGGTTTACTTGCCAGAGGAGGATACATTCGACATCGCCAGAATGGGATGGAATCTCACGGTCGATCATCGGCCTGAACTGGTTGTTGAAGTGGCAAACGAAGCGGACGTTCAGACCGTGGTCAGGTTCTGTCAGGACAACAGGTTGGCTCTGACCATTCAGGCGACAGGGCATGGGCAACCTCGCAACTCGCAAGGTGGCGTTCTCATGATCCTTCGAGGTCTCAATTCTGTCAGCATTGACGCAGAGTCGAAGACTGCCCGCATCGGTGGCAGCACGCTCTGGCAAGAGGTCATTGAGGCCGCGCATCCATACGGTTTGGCCCCCATCTCGGGGTCTTCACCCACGGTTGGCGTTGTTGGCTATACCATCGGAGGAGGCTACGGGCTGATGTCGCGCAAGTATGGTCTTGCGGTGGACAATGTGCGATCTCTTCGCATCGTAACGCCGAACGGCGACATCACAACGGCGAGCCCCGACGAGAACAGCGAGCTTTTTTGGGCAGCGTTGGGCGGCGGCGGAGCCTTTGGCGTCATCACAGAGATTGAGGTCAATCTTGTCCCACATGCCGAATTCTTCGGCGGTTCGGTAATGTACGACGCTTCGCTCGCGCCGACAGTCGTACCTGCGTTTGTCGAATGGACGAAGACGGTTCCCGATGAGGTCGGTGCGGCGCTGATCATGATCACCTTCCCACCGGTACCGTTTGTTCCGGAGTTTCTGCACGGGCGCTCGATGGTCATCCTCGCGGCTTCAGTCATCACAGACTTCGCGCAAGCCGAAGAGCTTTTGAGGCCTATCCGAACGATGGAAGGCGCCGTGTTTGACTCCTTCCGGCCTCTTCAATTCACGGAGAGCGCTGCCGTATACAACGATCCTGTTGATCCACTGCCTGCGAACGGTAAAGGAATCCTCATCAGCGATTTGGATGGCGATTCGGTTGCGGCGATGTTGGAGGCAATCGGACCGGTGAACGAGTCGCCGAACCTGATGATTCAGCTTCGACACTATGGCGGGGCAATCGCCCGGAACACGGGCGCCACGTCGGCAAGCAACCGCAATGCGAACTACTTGCTGTATCTTCTCGGCATCCCGATGGGGCCGGTCACGCCACAGATGATGTCGGATCACGCCGAAGGGGTCTTTGCGGCGCTCAAAGATCAAACCCTAAGCCGAGGTCCGCTCAACTTCCTGGGTGAGTCGGATGTAAGTGGCGAGCATATCGAGCAGCTGTACTCCAGCGCTGACTTTGAGAAGTTGGTGGGGATTAAGCAGTCGGTTGATCCCAACAACATCTTCCGCAACGCGAGCATCGGGTTTGCGATGGGCCAGTAG
- the rplE gene encoding 50S ribosomal protein L5, whose amino-acid sequence MARKDKNEGIAVDKLPAPRLKKVYKETVVPKLQEQFSYKSSMQIPRLQKIVINMGTGIDEKHLENSVRDLILIAGQKPVVTVAKNSIANFKVREGMKIGCKVTLRGDRMYHFLDKLATVVLPRIRDFQGLSSKSFDGRGNYALGLKEQLVFPEIPYDSFDRIRGMDIVICTTAATDDEARSFLKLMGLPLREN is encoded by the coding sequence ATGGCAAGAAAAGACAAAAACGAAGGCATCGCCGTAGATAAGCTCCCTGCACCACGGCTCAAAAAGGTTTATAAAGAGACGGTTGTACCCAAGCTCCAAGAGCAGTTCAGCTATAAGTCGTCTATGCAGATCCCACGATTGCAGAAGATCGTGATCAACATGGGTACTGGCATCGACGAGAAGCACCTTGAGAACTCAGTGCGTGACCTGATCCTCATCGCTGGTCAAAAGCCCGTCGTCACCGTCGCAAAGAACTCGATCGCGAACTTTAAGGTCCGCGAGGGAATGAAGATCGGATGCAAAGTCACTCTGCGCGGCGATCGAATGTATCACTTCCTCGACAAGCTGGCGACCGTAGTTCTCCCCCGAATTCGTGACTTTCAGGGCCTTAGCTCAAAGTCGTTCGATGGACGTGGTAACTACGCTCTCGGACTGAAAGAGCAGTTGGTTTTCCCCGAAATCCCTTACGATTCGTTCGACCGAATTCGCGGAATGGATATCGTCATCTGCACCACAGCAGCAACCGACGATGAGGCTCGCAGCTTCCTAAAGCTGATGGGTCTGCCGCTTCGCGAGAACTAA
- a CDS encoding aspartate aminotransferase family protein, whose translation MDADALYAEVVDKYAEYVNPGLARLMSFAGFGVEMRGEGCYIFDQEGRKYLDCLGGYGVFSLGHRHPKIIEAVKNQLDIMPLSGKAFFNKNQADLAEKLAQVSPEGLQFTFFSNSGAEAVEAALKFAKGTTGRSKIVSTNGGYHGKTIGALSITGREKYQTKFLPLMPGVSFVNYGDTEAMLSAIDESTAAFIVETIQGEGGIIIAPEGYLTAARKRCTEVGAMLIVDEVQTGLARTGRMFGCDHEGIKPDIMTMAKCLSGGIIPIGATMGTPEVWEAIFGSNPLMHTSTFGGNPLACAAGLAALQLVEDEGLVERSRAMGEKLKAGLAQVQQKHGDMICNVRGVGLMIGVEFAMDEVGELTIAQMLKRNMVAAYTLNNPRVMRFEPPLIISEEQIQFAVETFDAALTETKELLKELVG comes from the coding sequence ATGGACGCCGATGCGCTGTATGCCGAAGTCGTCGACAAGTACGCCGAGTACGTCAACCCTGGCCTTGCCCGCCTGATGTCTTTCGCCGGATTCGGCGTCGAAATGCGCGGAGAGGGCTGCTACATCTTTGACCAAGAGGGGCGTAAGTACCTCGATTGTCTCGGGGGCTATGGAGTGTTCTCGTTGGGACACCGCCATCCGAAGATTATCGAGGCTGTGAAAAATCAGCTCGATATCATGCCCCTGAGCGGGAAGGCGTTCTTCAACAAGAATCAAGCCGATCTTGCCGAGAAGCTGGCTCAAGTCTCGCCTGAAGGTCTTCAGTTCACGTTCTTTAGCAACTCAGGCGCGGAGGCGGTTGAGGCAGCTTTGAAGTTTGCGAAGGGCACAACAGGCCGCAGCAAGATTGTCAGCACAAACGGTGGGTACCACGGCAAGACCATCGGCGCACTGTCCATCACCGGGCGAGAGAAGTACCAAACCAAATTCCTGCCCCTCATGCCCGGAGTTTCCTTCGTCAACTACGGCGATACGGAAGCAATGCTTTCCGCCATTGACGAATCCACGGCTGCTTTTATCGTCGAGACGATCCAGGGCGAAGGTGGCATTATCATCGCGCCGGAAGGATATCTTACGGCTGCGCGCAAGCGTTGCACCGAGGTTGGAGCGATGCTGATTGTGGACGAAGTGCAGACCGGACTTGCCCGGACCGGACGCATGTTTGGCTGCGATCATGAAGGGATTAAGCCCGACATCATGACGATGGCCAAGTGCCTTAGCGGCGGCATCATTCCGATTGGGGCGACTATGGGTACTCCTGAGGTGTGGGAAGCGATCTTTGGCTCAAATCCATTGATGCACACCTCCACGTTTGGTGGCAATCCTCTGGCTTGTGCCGCGGGCTTGGCTGCTCTTCAACTGGTCGAAGATGAAGGTTTGGTCGAGCGTTCTCGTGCAATGGGAGAGAAGCTGAAAGCCGGGCTAGCACAGGTTCAGCAGAAGCACGGCGACATGATTTGCAACGTGCGAGGCGTAGGCTTGATGATCGGGGTTGAGTTTGCGATGGACGAAGTTGGAGAATTGACTATCGCCCAGATGCTCAAGCGCAATATGGTTGCTGCGTACACGCTCAACAATCCGCGAGTGATGCGATTTGAGCCTCCTCTCATCATCAGCGAAGAGCAGATTCAGTTCGCAGTTGAAACGTTTGATGCGGCGCTCACAGAAACAAAGGAGCTACTCAAAGAGCTTGTTGGCTAG
- the rplX gene encoding 50S ribosomal protein L24 encodes MTKAEIIARASNVKLKIRTGDKVKIIAGKDKGEIGFVAAVFPKKMRAVVLKENEENADQPIPLNAAVKHQKARTTAEKSSRFLMAKAIHLSNLMVLDPKTNEPTRVGRRKEGDKIVRFAKKSGTTFEDKPNIVKD; translated from the coding sequence ATGACTAAAGCTGAAATCATCGCTCGCGCATCCAACGTCAAGCTCAAGATTCGAACTGGCGACAAGGTCAAGATCATCGCCGGCAAGGACAAGGGCGAAATCGGATTCGTTGCCGCCGTCTTCCCCAAGAAGATGCGCGCCGTCGTTCTAAAGGAGAACGAGGAGAACGCAGACCAGCCGATTCCTTTGAACGCCGCTGTCAAGCACCAGAAGGCTCGCACGACCGCAGAGAAGTCTTCACGCTTCCTGATGGCAAAGGCAATCCACCTGAGCAACCTTATGGTTCTTGATCCCAAGACAAACGAGCCGACTCGGGTTGGAAGACGTAAAGAAGGCGACAAGATCGTTCGGTTTGCAAAGAAGTCGGGAACGACTTTCGAAGACAAGCCCAACATCGTCAAAGACTAA